AAACTCATCAACCGTAGTAGGGTAGCAAATTGCTACCCTACCTTTAATTTTCGATAAGAATTCTATAGTCCAGAAAATTTATCTAGCAAGTTAGGTTATTTCAGTGTGCTATCAGATTTTGTATCCTCTTTCTTATCATGGTAATTATTTGTTAATGACCGGAAGGGCGTTACGGTAGAAATTGCATGTTTGTAGACTAACTGCTGTTTACCATCATTTTCGATAATTACAGTAAAATTATCAAAACCTTTGACTGAACCACGAAGTTGAAACCCGTTTACTAAATATATGATAACGGGCACATTCTCTTTACGTACTTGATTTAAAAAACTGTCCTGCAAATTGATAACTTTAGTTGTCATGTTTCTAACCCCTCCGTTGAATCACGTTTTATTTATTGTTTCGACTTTATACAAAACTTTCCTGCTATGCATTTGTAAAAACTTTCCATCATGTCGTCGTAACATGAAAACTCGCCAACGTCAAACCAAACTATATATTTCATCTTACGATACCAGGTTAACTGTCGCTTTGCAAAATGGCGGGTTGCCTGCTTTATTTTTTCAGTAGCTGTATGTAAATCAACATCTCCTTTCAGATAGGAAATAATCTCCTTATAACCGATTCCCTTCATCGATTGTGCTATTGGTGACACACCCGCCTTTAATAGTTCCGCAACCTCGTCGACAAGTCCTTGCGAAATCATTAAGTCAACTCTGTGATTGATACGCTGGTACAACTGACTTCTCTCCATTGTCAGACCTATAACCAAGGCATCATAAATAAGTTCACTGTCATGCGTTGCTTCCTTACTTTGCTGAAAGGCAATACCGCTGCAATAATAGACTTCTAGAGCACGAATAACGCG
This sequence is a window from Veillonellaceae bacterium. Protein-coding genes within it:
- the hfq gene encoding RNA chaperone Hfq; translation: MTTKVINLQDSFLNQVRKENVPVIIYLVNGFQLRGSVKGFDNFTVIIENDGKQQLVYKHAISTVTPFRSLTNNYHDKKEDTKSDSTLK
- the miaA gene encoding tRNA (adenosine(37)-N6)-dimethylallyltransferase MiaA; the encoded protein is MERLIAIIGPTAVGKTKISIDLAKMLNTEIISGDSMLVYKNMDVGTAKPTLAERNGIIHHMVDILDPSQEFSVADFQEIASKHITDINLRGKLPILAGGTGLYVKSLLEGYKFNSTSASTELRGKYEALAAEMGNAYVHSLLAEVDPDNAARLHPNDLRRVIRALEVYYCSGIAFQQSKEATHDSELIYDALVIGLTMERSQLYQRINHRVDLMISQGLVDEVAELLKAGVSPIAQSMKGIGYKEIISYLKGDVDLHTATEKIKQATRHFAKRQLTWYRKMKYIVWFDVGEFSCYDDMMESFYKCIAGKFCIKSKQ